The Nitrospira tepida genome includes a window with the following:
- the ruvX gene encoding Holliday junction resolvase RuvX yields MDSKLMGKRILALDYGTKRIGVALSDELGWTAQPLETYRRRTLEADLAHIATLVREHEAGKVVLGLPIRTTGELGPEAAVVEDFRRLLQPVLSVPIVTWDERHTTQSAEELLIEADLSRAKRRQVVDRVAAAILLQSYLAGQTSRAAHADSSTTPDAPSAEDWPTDDSGSRNGGAPSG; encoded by the coding sequence TTGGACAGTAAGCTGATGGGCAAGCGAATCCTCGCGCTGGATTACGGGACCAAGCGGATCGGGGTGGCGCTCAGCGATGAACTCGGCTGGACGGCGCAACCGTTGGAAACCTATCGGCGGAGAACGCTGGAAGCCGATCTCGCCCATATTGCGACGCTCGTGCGTGAACATGAGGCGGGGAAGGTCGTGCTCGGGTTGCCGATTCGCACCACTGGAGAGTTGGGGCCGGAAGCCGCGGTGGTCGAGGACTTTCGCCGGCTCCTGCAGCCGGTGCTGTCCGTCCCGATCGTGACTTGGGATGAGCGCCATACGACGCAGAGCGCGGAGGAGTTGTTGATCGAGGCGGACCTCAGCCGCGCCAAGCGCAGGCAGGTCGTGGATCGCGTCGCGGCGGCGATCCTGCTGCAAAGCTATCTGGCCGGCCAGACAAGCAGGGCCGCTCACGCGGATTCCTCCACGACACCAGACGCACCCTCGGCCGAAGACTGGCCGACCGACGATAGCGGTTCGCGGAACGGGGGAGCGCCGAGCGGATAA
- the mltG gene encoding endolytic transglycosylase MltG has product MYGRLILLIILVAFLVAGVIGYQMTRWADSPVATDPRQAQPKIVTIPEGATFQQIAAQLERERLIKSRSRFVLLGRSHSADRRIISGEYELNPGMKPQEILDKLVAGQVVLHPITVPEGYSIAQIADVLDIDKLVDAREFRRLCTDREFIRSLEIDAASLEGYLFPDTYHVARGTKAKDLIHVMVSKLWQVFTPAWRLRAADMRMTMHQVLTLASVIEKETSVGEERELISAVFHNRLRRKIPLQSDPTVIYGLEQFDGNLRKRDLSDHSPYNTYRVRGLPPGPIASPGAQSIRAALYPANAAYLYFVSRNDGTHYFSSTLDEHNHAVEKFQKRPFRRMAGARL; this is encoded by the coding sequence ATGTACGGACGATTGATCCTGCTGATCATCCTTGTTGCCTTCCTGGTGGCGGGTGTCATCGGCTATCAGATGACCAGATGGGCCGACTCTCCCGTCGCGACCGATCCCCGCCAAGCTCAGCCGAAGATCGTGACGATTCCGGAGGGAGCGACGTTCCAACAGATCGCGGCACAACTCGAACGGGAGCGGCTCATCAAGAGCCGCTCCCGTTTTGTGTTGCTGGGGCGCTCCCACTCGGCCGACCGGCGGATCATCTCGGGGGAGTACGAATTGAATCCGGGGATGAAGCCGCAGGAGATTCTCGACAAATTGGTCGCCGGCCAGGTGGTCTTACATCCGATTACGGTGCCGGAGGGCTACTCGATCGCTCAAATCGCGGATGTCCTCGACATCGATAAGCTGGTCGATGCGCGGGAATTCCGGCGGCTCTGCACGGACCGCGAGTTTATCCGGTCGCTTGAGATCGATGCCGCCAGCCTGGAAGGGTATTTGTTTCCGGACACTTATCATGTCGCCAGGGGAACCAAAGCCAAGGACCTGATCCACGTGATGGTCTCGAAATTGTGGCAGGTCTTCACTCCGGCCTGGAGGCTGCGCGCGGCCGACATGCGGATGACGATGCACCAAGTCCTGACGCTTGCGTCCGTGATCGAAAAGGAAACCAGCGTGGGGGAGGAACGCGAGCTGATCTCCGCGGTCTTTCACAATCGGTTGCGGCGCAAGATTCCGCTACAAAGCGATCCCACGGTCATCTACGGATTGGAGCAGTTCGACGGAAACCTGCGCAAGCGGGACCTGTCCGACCATAGTCCGTACAACACCTACCGGGTGCGCGGACTCCCGCCCGGCCCCATCGCCAGTCCCGGGGCCCAGTCGATCCGAGCCGCCTTGTATCCGGCCAATGCAGCCTACCTGTATTTCGTGTCGCGGAACGACGGCACCCACTATTTCTCCTCGACGTTGGACGAGCATAACCACGCCGTGGAGAAATTCCAGAAGCGGCCGTTCCGGCGGATGGCGGGCGCCCGCTTGTAG